In the Paramormyrops kingsleyae isolate MSU_618 chromosome 6, PKINGS_0.4, whole genome shotgun sequence genome, one interval contains:
- the mrps25 gene encoding small ribosomal subunit protein mS25 has product MPMKGRFPIRRTLEYLQKGDVVFKNFVKIMTVNYNTHGELSEGARKFVFFKIPQIQYKNPWVQILMFKNMTPSPFLKFYLDDGEQVLVDVEGKNHNEITQHINKIVGKTQEVLQAEALAAMVTSNPANFGHRKYCLRECLCEVEGQVPCPGIVPLPKEMTGKYRNQMKAGQE; this is encoded by the exons ATGCCTATGAAAGGACGGTTCCCCATTCGGAGAACCTTGGAGTACCTTCAAAAAGGAGATGTTGTCTTTAAGAATTTTGTAAAAATCATGACGGTTAATTATAACACGCACGGAGAGCTGAGTGAGGGGGCAAG gaAGTTCGTGTTTTTTAAAATCCCTCAAATTCAATACAAAAATCCATGGGTCCAAATCTTGATGTTCAAGAATATGACGCCATCGCCGTTCCTAAAGTTTTACCTTG ATGATGGGGAGCAAGTTTTGGTGGATGTAGAGGGAAAAAATCACAATGAAATAACCCAGCACATCAATAAGATCGTTGGCAAGACACA AGAGGTCCTGCAGGCAGAGGCTCTGGCTGCCATGGTGACGTCGAACCCAGCCAACTTTGGGCACAGAAAGTACTGCCTGAGGGAGTGTCTGTGCGAGGTGGAGGGGCAGGTGCCATGTCCCGGCATAGTGCCTCTGCCCAAGGAGATGACGGGCAAGTACCGAAACCAGATGAAGGCGGGCCAGGAATGA
- the nr2c2 gene encoding nuclear receptor subfamily 2 group C member 2 isoform X1 — MRESLHSFGSLLIWNNNGRPEGGNEMVRTVQTSPDWSVMSGSPQRIQIISADSAVSTAQHIQIVTDQQTGQKIQIVTAVDPSSTSKQQFILAAPDGSSASKVILASPETQNTKQLIFTTADSIMPGRIQIVTDAASVERLLGKAGDVGRPQPVEYCVVCGDKASGRHYGAVSCEGCKGFFKRSVRKNLTYSCRSNQDCVVNKHHRNRCQFCRLRKCLEMGMKMESVQSERKPIDLPREKPANCAASTEKIYIRKDLRSPLIATPTFITDKDGSRSSLLDPGMLVNIQQPLMQADGTLLLATDAKAESSQGDLGTLANVVTSLANLNESLNNGDTVDVQQEEQSASEITRAFDTLAKALNPTDGSEGRNLVESVDGAGGAAIQVISRDQATPIMEVEGPLLTDTHVSFKLTMPSPMPEYLNVHYICESASRLLFLSMHWARSIPAFQALGQDCNTSLVRACWNELFTLGLAQCSQVMSLSTILAAIVNHLQSSIQDDKLSGDRIKLVMEHIWKLQEFCNSMAKLETDGYEYAYLKAIVLFSPDHPGLSSTSQIEKFQEKAQMELQDYIQKTYPDDTYRLARILMRLPALRLMSSSITEELFFTGLIGNVPIDSIIPYILKMETAEYNSQITGTSA; from the exons ATGAGAGAGTCTCTCCACTCCTTTGGATCTCTCCTCATTTGGAACAATAATGGGAGACCGGAAGGGGGGAACGAGATG GTCCGGACGGTGCAGACCTCCCCAGACTGGTCAGTAATGAGCGGCTCTCCACAGCGCATCCAGATCATTTCTGCTGATTCTGCTGTCTCCACAGCACAGCACATACAG ATCGTCACTGACCAGCAGACAGGGCAGAAGATCCAGATCGTCACTGCAGTGGACCCTTCAAGCACTTCCAAGCAGCAGTTCATCCTAGCAGCTCCCGATGGCTCGAGCGCCAGTAAGGTCATCCTGGCCTCGCCAGAGACGCAGAACACCAAGCAGCTCATCTTCACCACAGCCGACAGTATCATGCCTGGCCGCATACAG ATCGTGACGGACGCCGCGTCGGTGGAGCGTCTCCTTGGGAAGGCGGGCGATGTGGGCCGCCCGCAGCCTGTGGAGTACTGCGTGGTGTGCGGAGACAAAGCCTCAG GTCGTCACTATGGTGCCGTCAGCTGCGAAGGCTGCAAGGGCTTCTTCAAGAGGAGCGTGAGGAAGAACCTGACTTACAGCTGCCGCAGCAACCAGGACTGCGTCGTCAACAAACACCACCGCAACCGCTGCCAGTTTTGCCGTTTGAGGAAGTGCTTGGAGATGGGCATGAAGATGGAAT CTGTGCAGAGTGAACGTAAGCCGATTGACTTGCCGCGGGAGAAGCCAGCAAACTGTGCTGCATCCACCGAAAAGATTTACATCAGGAAAGACCTGCGTAGCCCCCTTATAGCCACGCCCACCTTCATCACAGATAAGGATGGCTCCAG GTCCAGCCTGCTCGACCCAGGGATGTTAGTGAACATTCAGCAGCCTCTAATGCAGGCAGATGGGACGTTACTTTTAGCCACAGATGCAAAG GCCGAGTCCAGCCAAGGGGACCTGGGAACACTGGCCAACGTGGTGACCTCTCTTGCCAACCTAAATGAATCTCTGAATAATGGAGATACCGTGGATGTCCAGCAGGAAGAGCAATCAGCCAGCGAAATCACTCG TGCCTTCGACACCCTGGCCAAAGCCCTGAACCCCACGGATGGCAGCGAAGGGCGGAACCTGGTAGAAAGCGTGGACGGGGCTGGCGGGGCTGCCATCCAGGTGATCAGCAGGGACCAGGCCACGCCCATCATGGAGGTGGAGGGGCCGCTGCTCACTGACACACATGTCAGTTTTAAG CTGACCATGCCCAGCCCCATGCCCGAGTACCTGAACGTCCATTACATCTGCGAGTCGGCGTCCCGCCTGCTATTCCTGTCCATGCACTGGGCACGCTCCATCCCCGCCTTCCAGGCCCTCGG TCAGGACTGTAACACCAGCCTGGTGCGTGCCTGCTGGAATGAGCTCTTCACACTGGGGCTGGCCCAGTGCTCACAAGTTATGAGTCTCTCCACCATCCTCGCCGCCATCGTCAACCACCTGCAGAGCAGCATCCAGGACG ACAAGTTGTCGGGAGACCGGATCAAGCTGGTGATGGAGCACATCTGGAAGCTACAGGAGTTCTGCAACAGCATGGCCAAGCTGGAGACAGACGGCTATGAATACGCGTACCTGAAGGCCATCGTGCTGTTCAGCCCCG ACCACCCAGGTCTGAGCAGCACCAGCCAAATAGAGAAGTTCCAGGAGAAAGCCCAGATGGAGCTGCAGGATTATATTCAGAAGACCTACCCAGATGACACTTACAG GCTGGCCCGCATCCTGATGCGCCTTCCTGCCCTGCGTCTGATGAGCTCCAGCATCACGGAGGAGCTCTTCTTCACCGGCCTCATCGGCAACGTGCCCATCGACAGCATCATCCCCTACATCCTGAAGATGGAGACGGCCGAGTACAACAGCCAGATCACGGGCACCTCAGCGTGA
- the nr2c2 gene encoding nuclear receptor subfamily 2 group C member 2 isoform X2 — translation MSGSPQRIQIISADSAVSTAQHIQIVTDQQTGQKIQIVTAVDPSSTSKQQFILAAPDGSSASKVILASPETQNTKQLIFTTADSIMPGRIQIVTDAASVERLLGKAGDVGRPQPVEYCVVCGDKASGRHYGAVSCEGCKGFFKRSVRKNLTYSCRSNQDCVVNKHHRNRCQFCRLRKCLEMGMKMESVQSERKPIDLPREKPANCAASTEKIYIRKDLRSPLIATPTFITDKDGSRSSLLDPGMLVNIQQPLMQADGTLLLATDAKAESSQGDLGTLANVVTSLANLNESLNNGDTVDVQQEEQSASEITRAFDTLAKALNPTDGSEGRNLVESVDGAGGAAIQVISRDQATPIMEVEGPLLTDTHVSFKLTMPSPMPEYLNVHYICESASRLLFLSMHWARSIPAFQALGQDCNTSLVRACWNELFTLGLAQCSQVMSLSTILAAIVNHLQSSIQDDKLSGDRIKLVMEHIWKLQEFCNSMAKLETDGYEYAYLKAIVLFSPDHPGLSSTSQIEKFQEKAQMELQDYIQKTYPDDTYRLARILMRLPALRLMSSSITEELFFTGLIGNVPIDSIIPYILKMETAEYNSQITGTSA, via the exons ATGAGCGGCTCTCCACAGCGCATCCAGATCATTTCTGCTGATTCTGCTGTCTCCACAGCACAGCACATACAG ATCGTCACTGACCAGCAGACAGGGCAGAAGATCCAGATCGTCACTGCAGTGGACCCTTCAAGCACTTCCAAGCAGCAGTTCATCCTAGCAGCTCCCGATGGCTCGAGCGCCAGTAAGGTCATCCTGGCCTCGCCAGAGACGCAGAACACCAAGCAGCTCATCTTCACCACAGCCGACAGTATCATGCCTGGCCGCATACAG ATCGTGACGGACGCCGCGTCGGTGGAGCGTCTCCTTGGGAAGGCGGGCGATGTGGGCCGCCCGCAGCCTGTGGAGTACTGCGTGGTGTGCGGAGACAAAGCCTCAG GTCGTCACTATGGTGCCGTCAGCTGCGAAGGCTGCAAGGGCTTCTTCAAGAGGAGCGTGAGGAAGAACCTGACTTACAGCTGCCGCAGCAACCAGGACTGCGTCGTCAACAAACACCACCGCAACCGCTGCCAGTTTTGCCGTTTGAGGAAGTGCTTGGAGATGGGCATGAAGATGGAAT CTGTGCAGAGTGAACGTAAGCCGATTGACTTGCCGCGGGAGAAGCCAGCAAACTGTGCTGCATCCACCGAAAAGATTTACATCAGGAAAGACCTGCGTAGCCCCCTTATAGCCACGCCCACCTTCATCACAGATAAGGATGGCTCCAG GTCCAGCCTGCTCGACCCAGGGATGTTAGTGAACATTCAGCAGCCTCTAATGCAGGCAGATGGGACGTTACTTTTAGCCACAGATGCAAAG GCCGAGTCCAGCCAAGGGGACCTGGGAACACTGGCCAACGTGGTGACCTCTCTTGCCAACCTAAATGAATCTCTGAATAATGGAGATACCGTGGATGTCCAGCAGGAAGAGCAATCAGCCAGCGAAATCACTCG TGCCTTCGACACCCTGGCCAAAGCCCTGAACCCCACGGATGGCAGCGAAGGGCGGAACCTGGTAGAAAGCGTGGACGGGGCTGGCGGGGCTGCCATCCAGGTGATCAGCAGGGACCAGGCCACGCCCATCATGGAGGTGGAGGGGCCGCTGCTCACTGACACACATGTCAGTTTTAAG CTGACCATGCCCAGCCCCATGCCCGAGTACCTGAACGTCCATTACATCTGCGAGTCGGCGTCCCGCCTGCTATTCCTGTCCATGCACTGGGCACGCTCCATCCCCGCCTTCCAGGCCCTCGG TCAGGACTGTAACACCAGCCTGGTGCGTGCCTGCTGGAATGAGCTCTTCACACTGGGGCTGGCCCAGTGCTCACAAGTTATGAGTCTCTCCACCATCCTCGCCGCCATCGTCAACCACCTGCAGAGCAGCATCCAGGACG ACAAGTTGTCGGGAGACCGGATCAAGCTGGTGATGGAGCACATCTGGAAGCTACAGGAGTTCTGCAACAGCATGGCCAAGCTGGAGACAGACGGCTATGAATACGCGTACCTGAAGGCCATCGTGCTGTTCAGCCCCG ACCACCCAGGTCTGAGCAGCACCAGCCAAATAGAGAAGTTCCAGGAGAAAGCCCAGATGGAGCTGCAGGATTATATTCAGAAGACCTACCCAGATGACACTTACAG GCTGGCCCGCATCCTGATGCGCCTTCCTGCCCTGCGTCTGATGAGCTCCAGCATCACGGAGGAGCTCTTCTTCACCGGCCTCATCGGCAACGTGCCCATCGACAGCATCATCCCCTACATCCTGAAGATGGAGACGGCCGAGTACAACAGCCAGATCACGGGCACCTCAGCGTGA
- the b3galt4 gene encoding beta-1,3-galactosyltransferase 4, protein MVRRGPWGCRGPLWKRRGSMVVCLMALLCSLSILFLDTIESWSVALGRNKAAVGPWVGHPYGTVKSPPDDYLLMPSPLVCQRAKPFLITMVISAPHHQQARQAIRDSWGGETLVRGLRVMTFFMVGQTNDPVLSQRLEEEAQDHRDIIQGLFLDTYSNLTLKTLSMLSWVQRFCEQAPYVAKVDDDVLFNPGTLLRYLNKSHSAESELYLGRVHMRVAPKRNPTSRHYLPAAAYTPEVFPDYCSGTAYVLSRSAARKISQASAASPIPLPLPPEDVFMGLSAMKAGIVPSHCPLFSGGPGVPYSRCCYQAMISVHHTSPREMVALWTEVQSPPPCSWLSLKASLGICKIRALLNDLMGEGEE, encoded by the coding sequence ATGGTGCGTCGTGGGCCTTGGGGCTGCAGAGGCCCACTTTGGAAGCGAAGGGGCAGTATGGTAGTTTGCCTGATGGCGCTGCTCTGCAGCCTGTCCATTCTCTTTCTGGATACCATCGAGTCCTGGTCTGTTGCCCTAGGTAGGAATAAGGCGGCCGTAGGGCCGTGGGTAGGGCATCCCTACGGCACTGTGAAGAGCCCCCCTGATGATTACCTCCTGATGCCCAGCCCACTTGTCTGCCAGCGTGCCAAGCCCTTCCTCATCACCATGGTCATCAGCGCACCCCATCACCAACAGGCTCGACAGGCCATCCGGGACTCCTGGGGGGGCGAGACCCTGGTAAGGGGTCTGCGGGTCATGACTTTCTTCATGGTGGGCCAGACCAATGACCCAGTACTCTCCCAGCGGCTTGAGGAAGAGGCCCAGGATCACAGAGACATTATACAAGGTCTGTTCCTGGACACCTACTCCAACCTGACTCTGAAAACCCTCTCCATGCTCAGCTGGGTCCAGCGCTTCTGCGAGCAGGCGCCTTATGTTGCCAAGGTGGATGACGATGTCCTGTTCAACCCTGGCACCCTGCTGCGCTATCTGAACAAGAGCCATAGTGCGGAGAGTGAGCTGTACCTGGGCCGCGTTCACATGCGGGTGGCCCCCAAGCGCAACCCCACCAGCAGACACTACCTGCCTGCCGCAGCCTACACCCCAGAGGTCTTCCCTGACTACTGCAGCGGAACCGCGTATGTGCTGTCCCGCTCTGCCGCCAGAAAGATCTCCCAGGCCAGCGCCGCCTCCCCCATACCCTTGCCCCTGCCCCCAGAGGACGTCTTTATGGGGCTGTCTGCCATGAAGGCCGGCATCGTCCCGTCCCACTGTCCCCTGTTCTCCGGGGGCCCCGGTGTGCCATACAGCCGCTGCTGCTACCAGGCCATGATATCCGTGCACCACACTTCCCCCAGAGAGATGGTTGCCTTATGGACTGAGGTTCAGTCCCCACCTCCTTGTTCTTGGCTTAGTCTGAAGGCATCTTTGGGCATCTGCAAGATCAGAGCCTTGCTCAATGATCTGATGGGGGAAGGCGAGGAATGA
- the rbsn gene encoding rabenosyn-5, whose protein sequence is MASGYAACFEGQGEVKEGFLCPLCLKDLQSFYQLQDHYEGEHSGEDRDVKGQLKSLVQKAKKATDKLLRRDGDERADAGGGESFYCGGVDPFMWEPQELGATRSHLDNFKKYRAARIDHYVIEVNKLVIRLEKLTSFDRTSADAAKIRAIEKSVVSWVNDSDVPLCPDCGNRFNMRNRRHHCRLCGSIMCKRCMEFVPLPLAYKLTSGTREALCVSGSPGKSQSPPAGGSTQGSRRGSISSLSSVSSVLEEKDEERIRCCRHCMEALLKRQERLEEKEHVPDVVRLYEKLRLCIDKVEQKAPEYIQMAQSLNSGETTYNLEHANGLRMEVQKYYELIDALSKKILILGVNDEPPPHPKSQQLQRMVRYSATLFIQEKLLGLMSLPTKEKYEELKAKRKQELEKKVQQEKQAALEAQKRRSELEKTRPVPSTNGETPQPVKPTMTKAGGWLPSSSTLHTKNIQDPLLQQIDNIQSFIKQARAARRVDEVATLEENLRQLQDEYDQQQTNLAIELSRSLAEQESLEEAQPAWGWEEEAEEDTETYMETSKTKISPPSKTQSVKGSHQLPGQEQAPPQSSRWEEPPPAQTVKPSSVSGASLNPFEDDDSSPLAEDLSNPFAVEILKEKAQKDMPNGKKEYNPFDEDEEQSPNPGDPGGGLNPFDDEDDEGSETKDRPSAVHAGASTNPFDMPDEDVIEEELLLQQIDNIRAYIFDAKLSGRVDEVELLSENLRELQHTLKEQRRKKH, encoded by the exons ATGGCGTCGGGATATGCAGCGTGCTTCGAGGGCCAGGGGGAGGTGAAGGAGGGCTTCTTGTGCCCCTTGTGTCTGAAGGACCTGCAATCCTTCTACCAGCTACAGGATCATTACGAGGGGGAGCATTCTGGCGAGGACCGTGACGTCAAGGGCCAGCTGAAGA GCTTGGTGCAGAAGGCAAAAAAGGCCACAGACAAGCTGCTGAGGCGGGATGGGGATGAGCGGGCTGATGCTGGGGGCGGCGAGTCCTTCTACTGTGGGGGAGTGGACCCCTTCATGTGGGAGCCTCAGGAGCTGG GAGCGACAAGGAGCCATCTCGACAACTTCAAGAAGTACAGGGCGGCGAGGATAGACCACTATGTCATTGAGGTCAACAAGCTAGTCATCAGATTAGAAAAA CTGACTTCATTTGACCGAACCAGTGCCGACGCTGCCAAAATTAGAG CTATCGAGAAGTCGGTGGTTTCCTGGGTGAACGACTCCGACGTGCCACTCTGCCCAGACTGTGGGAACAGGTTCAACATGCGCAACCGACGGCACCACTGCCGCCTCTGCGGCTCCATCATGTGCAAGAGATGCATGGAGTTCGTGCCCCTCCCCCTGGCAT ACAAGCTGACGAGTGGCACCCGGGAGGCCCTGTGCGTCTCGGGCAGCCCGGGAAAGTCCCAGTCccctccagcaggtggcagcacgCAGGGCTCACGGCGCGGCAGCATCAGCAGCCTGAGCAGCGTGAGCTCTGTGCTGGAGGAGAAGGACGAGGAACGCATCCGCTGCTGCCGGCACTGCATGGAGGCCCTGCTCAAGAGGCAGGAGAGGCTGGAGGAGAAGGAGCATGTGCCCGACGTCGTCCGGCTCTACGAG AAGCTGAGGCTTTGCATAGATAAGGTGGAGCAGAAGGCCCCGGAGTATATACAGATGGCACAGTCCCTGAA TTCTGGGGAGACAACGTACAACCTAGAACACGCTAACGGCCTACGAATGGAAGTCCAGAAGTACTACGAACTGATCGATGCTCTAAG CAAGAAGATACTCATCCTTGGAGTGAACGAtgaacccccaccccacccaaagAGCCAGCAGCTGCAGAGGATGGTCCGCTACTCAGCTACACTCTTCATACAG GAGAAACTGCTAGGATTAATGTCTCTCCCAACAAAAGAGAAATATGAAGAGCTAAAGGCGAAAAGGAAACAAGAACTTGAGAAGAAGGTGCAGCAGGAGAAACAG GCTGCTCTCGAGGCACAAAAACGGAGGTCAGAGTTGGAAAAGACGAGGCCAGTGCCCAGTACCAACGGAGAGACTCCCCAGCCGGTCAAGCCCACCATGACCAAGGCTGGGGGCTGGTTGCCGTCCTCCAGCACGCTGCACACGAAGAACATCCAGGACCCCCTGCTGCAGCAGATCGACAACATACAGTCCTTTATCAAGCAGGCCCGGGCCGCCCGGCGAGTAGATGAGGTAGCTACGCTGGAGGAGAACCTGCGGCAGCTGCAGGACGAGTACGACCAGCAGCAGACCAACCTGGCCATCGAGCTGTCAAGGAGCCTGGCCGAGCAGGAGAGCCTGGAGGAGGCACAGCCTGCATGGGGCTgggaggaggaagcagaggAGGACACCGAAACGTACATGGAAACCAGCAAGACCAAGATCAGCCCTCCCTCCAAAACCCAGTCCGTGAAGGGCTCCCATCAGCTCCCCGGTCAGGAGCAGGCACCTCCCCAGTCGTCACGCTGGGAGGAGCCGCCGCCGGCCCAAACTGTGAAACCGAGCAGCGTGTCTGGGGCCTCCCTCAATCCCTTCGAGGACGACGATTCCAGCCCCCTGGCGGAGGACCTGTCCAACCCATTTGCCGTGGAAATCCTGAAAGAAAAGGCTCAAAAGGACATGCCCAATGGCAAGAAAGAGTACAATCCCTTCGATGAAGATGAGGAACAGTCACCAAACCCAGGTGACCCAGGAGGGGGGCTAAACCCCtttgatgatgaggatgatgaagGTAGTGAGACCAAGGATAGACCTTCAGCTGTCCATGCAGGGGCCTCCACAAACCCCTTTGACATGCCAGATGAGGACGTCATCGAAGAGGAGCTTCTGCTCCAGCAGATCGACAACATCCGCGCGTATATTTTCGACGCCAAGCTGAGTGGCCGTGTGGATGAGGTGGAGCTACTCTCAGAAAACCTGCGAGAACTGCAGCACACTCTGAAGGAGCAGAGGAGGAAGAAACACTGA